In one Carassius carassius chromosome 14, fCarCar2.1, whole genome shotgun sequence genomic region, the following are encoded:
- the LOC132156919 gene encoding golgin subfamily A member 5 isoform X2, protein MSWFVDFAGKAEDFLNKVDQGAATALTKSTQNSSLSFNSPDSTDSIQYDSAAYSSSQQNRDSQISSSSHGTSAFISAVAGNIKKSKATVLAGTANVSSTMPLGSSNKATSNFVRPKKPEVNDDLLFDFLNSSDPPQSERKEVRRETVSKVLGPSGGSAQTQTAPISLAGDLQMGPSVTSTPSSTQGLSRNSSHSSLSNSSHSVKTEDGSRDQSQGLDVPAEAQPVLEVPPQELQQQQQGQEQVISNLRLENQLLRNEVSSLNQEMASLIQRAKNMQEEVNLSRARAEKWNSDQSRVDHMVRELRAQVDDLTEALSAKDGQLAVLKVRLDEADQLLKARSSALEEAQSERVRILQDHSEGSSLQSQALQTLQDRVRDAEAAVKREQESYRQIQSEFATRLAKVESERQQLAESLTNTERRVTEEKQRAEELLQQVKSARSAAEYTKQELQDYKNKASRILQSKEKLISSLKEGSGLEVLEGAGAGVELEELRHEKELQREEIQKLQAQIQSLRTEIQDLETQALTETENWREQLAEVQEQHAQQIRAKQEMEAELERSKQELQYIEEEHHRTKITLQGRIKDREDEIQKLRNQLTNKALSNSSQGELEGRLHQLTETLIQKQTMLEALGTEKNSLVFQLERMEQQLKSLQGGQNSSSNINMAAMEGPGARQRNTPILFNDADGPGTGVYGKVRKAASTIDRFSIRLGIFLRRYPMARVFVIIYMALLHLWVMIVLLTYTPEMHLNHPDGR, encoded by the exons ATGTCTTGGTTTGTTGATTTTGCTGGGAAGGCAGAGGACTTCCTCAATAAAGTGGACCAGGGTGCAGCCACCGCTTTGACTAAAAGCACTCAGAATTCCTCCCTGTCCTTCAACAGCCCTGACAGCACAGATTCGATCCAGTACGACTCTGCGGCTTACAGCTCATCCCAACAGAACAGGGACTCACAGATCTCCTCCTCATCCCATGGAACTTCAGCCTTCATCTCTGCAGTGGCTGGGAACATAAAGAAATCCAAAGCCACGGTTTTGGCCGGTACAGCTAATGTCTCCAGCACTATGCCTTTGGGATCTAGCAACAAGGCAACATCCAACTTTGTGCGACCcaaaaagccagaagtaaatgaTGATTTGCTCTTTGACTTCTTGAATAGTTCGGACCCACCGCAGAGTGAAAGAAAGGAGGTCCGAAGAGAAACTGTGTCTAAAGTTTTGGGTCCATCAGGTGGGTCAGCTCAGACCCAGACGGCCCCTATTTCTTTGGCTGGTGACCTGCAGATGGGCCCCTCTGTTACTTCAACCCCATCGTCAACCCAGGGCCTGTCCAGAAATTCCAGCCACAGCTCTCTCTCAAACAGCTCACACAGCGTTAAAACAGAGGATGGCTCCAGAGACCAAAGCCAAG GGCTGGATGTTCCTGCAGAGGCCCAGCCAGTGCTGGAGGTCCCACCTCAAGAGCTTCAGCAGCAGCAACAGGGTCAAGAGCAGGTGATCTCCAACCTTCGTCTCGAGAACCAGCTTTTACGCAATGAAGTCTCTTCTCTCAACCAGGAAATGGCCTCTCTAATCCAGAGAGCTAAAAACATGCAGGAAG AGGTAAACCTTTCTAGGGCTCGAGCTGAAAAGTGGAACTCTGACCAGTCTCGCGTTGATCACATGGTTCGAGAGCTGAGGGCGCAGGTTGATGACCTCACAGAAGCCCTGTCTGCAAAAGATGGTCAGCTGGCGGTCCTTAAAGTACGACTGGACGAAGCAGATCAGCTACTGAAGGCCCGAAGCTCTGCCCTGGAGGAGGCTCAGAGCGAGAGGGTCAG gatTCTTCAGGATCACAGTGAGGGAAGCAGTCTTCAGTCTCAGGCTTTACAGACATTACAGGACAGAGTAAGAGATGCAGAGGCAGCAGTAAAGAGAGAACAGGAGAGCTACAGACAGATACAG aGTGAGTTTGCAACACGACTGGCGAAGGTAGAGTCCGAGCGGCAGCAGTTGGCGGAGTCATTAACAAACACAGAGCGACGGGTGACAGAAGAGAAACAGAGAGCTGAGGAACTACTTCAACAGGTCAAGAGCGCCCGATCCGCAGCAGAGTACACCAAACAAGAGCTTCAAGACTACAAAAACAAAGCCTCACGCATATTACAG TCTAAGGAGAAGCTGATCAGCAGTCTGAAGGAGGGCTCAGGTCTGGAGGTCCTGGAGGGGGCCGGGGCTGGTGTTGAACTCGAAGAGCTCCGTCATGAGAAAGAGCTACAGAGAGAGGAGATTCAGAAGCTACAGGCCCAAATACAGAGCTTACGAACAGAGATACAG GATCTGGAAACCCAGGCACTCACAGAGACCGAAAACTGGAGAGAACAGCTGGCAGAAGTACAGGAACAACATGCCCAGCAGATCAGAGCCAAACAGGAAATGGAAGCAGAACTGGAAAGATCCAAACAG GAACTGCAGTACATTGAGGAAGAGCATCATCGCACTAAAATCACCCTTCAGGGCCGCATCAAAGACAGAGAAGATGAGATCCAAAAGCTTAGAAACCAG CTCACCAACAAGGCTCTGAGCAACAGCAGTCAGGGGGAGCTGGAGGGCCGTCTGCACCAGCTGACAGAGACACTGATTCAGAAGCAGACCATGTTAGAGGCCCTTGGCACAGAGAAAAACTCTCTGGTCTTTCAGCTGGAGAGAATGGAACAGCAACTGAAGAGCCTGCAGGGTGGTCAGAACAGCAGCTCAAACATCAACATGGCTGCCATGGAGGGACCAG GTGCTAGGCAGAGGAACACACCAATCCTGTTTAATGATGCAGACGGACCAGGTACAGGAGTGTATGGGAAGGTTCGTAAAGCGGCCAGCACCATCGACCGCTTCAG TATACGTCTAGGAATCTTTCTCAGACGTTACCCCATGGCCAgggtttttgttattatttatatg GCACTACTACACCTTTGGGTAATGATTGTCCTTTTGACATACACACCAGAGATGCATCTCAATCATCCTGACGGGAGATAA
- the LOC132156919 gene encoding golgin subfamily A member 5 isoform X1, with protein sequence MSWFVDFAGKAEDFLNKVDQGAATALTKSTQNSSLSFNSPDSTDSIQYDSAAYSSSQQNRDSQISSSSHGTSAFISAVAGNIKKSKATVLAGTANVSSTMPLGSSNKATSNFVRPKKPEVNDDLLFDFLNSSDPPQSERKEVRRETVSKVLGPSGGSAQTQTAPISLAGDLQMGPSVTSTPSSTQGLSRNSSHSSLSNSSHSVKTEDGSRDQSQADVHESLNPGLDVPAEAQPVLEVPPQELQQQQQGQEQVISNLRLENQLLRNEVSSLNQEMASLIQRAKNMQEEVNLSRARAEKWNSDQSRVDHMVRELRAQVDDLTEALSAKDGQLAVLKVRLDEADQLLKARSSALEEAQSERVRILQDHSEGSSLQSQALQTLQDRVRDAEAAVKREQESYRQIQSEFATRLAKVESERQQLAESLTNTERRVTEEKQRAEELLQQVKSARSAAEYTKQELQDYKNKASRILQSKEKLISSLKEGSGLEVLEGAGAGVELEELRHEKELQREEIQKLQAQIQSLRTEIQDLETQALTETENWREQLAEVQEQHAQQIRAKQEMEAELERSKQELQYIEEEHHRTKITLQGRIKDREDEIQKLRNQLTNKALSNSSQGELEGRLHQLTETLIQKQTMLEALGTEKNSLVFQLERMEQQLKSLQGGQNSSSNINMAAMEGPGARQRNTPILFNDADGPGTGVYGKVRKAASTIDRFSIRLGIFLRRYPMARVFVIIYMALLHLWVMIVLLTYTPEMHLNHPDGR encoded by the exons ATGTCTTGGTTTGTTGATTTTGCTGGGAAGGCAGAGGACTTCCTCAATAAAGTGGACCAGGGTGCAGCCACCGCTTTGACTAAAAGCACTCAGAATTCCTCCCTGTCCTTCAACAGCCCTGACAGCACAGATTCGATCCAGTACGACTCTGCGGCTTACAGCTCATCCCAACAGAACAGGGACTCACAGATCTCCTCCTCATCCCATGGAACTTCAGCCTTCATCTCTGCAGTGGCTGGGAACATAAAGAAATCCAAAGCCACGGTTTTGGCCGGTACAGCTAATGTCTCCAGCACTATGCCTTTGGGATCTAGCAACAAGGCAACATCCAACTTTGTGCGACCcaaaaagccagaagtaaatgaTGATTTGCTCTTTGACTTCTTGAATAGTTCGGACCCACCGCAGAGTGAAAGAAAGGAGGTCCGAAGAGAAACTGTGTCTAAAGTTTTGGGTCCATCAGGTGGGTCAGCTCAGACCCAGACGGCCCCTATTTCTTTGGCTGGTGACCTGCAGATGGGCCCCTCTGTTACTTCAACCCCATCGTCAACCCAGGGCCTGTCCAGAAATTCCAGCCACAGCTCTCTCTCAAACAGCTCACACAGCGTTAAAACAGAGGATGGCTCCAGAGACCAAAGCCAAG CTGATGTTCATGAGAGTTTGAATCCAGGGCTGGATGTTCCTGCAGAGGCCCAGCCAGTGCTGGAGGTCCCACCTCAAGAGCTTCAGCAGCAGCAACAGGGTCAAGAGCAGGTGATCTCCAACCTTCGTCTCGAGAACCAGCTTTTACGCAATGAAGTCTCTTCTCTCAACCAGGAAATGGCCTCTCTAATCCAGAGAGCTAAAAACATGCAGGAAG AGGTAAACCTTTCTAGGGCTCGAGCTGAAAAGTGGAACTCTGACCAGTCTCGCGTTGATCACATGGTTCGAGAGCTGAGGGCGCAGGTTGATGACCTCACAGAAGCCCTGTCTGCAAAAGATGGTCAGCTGGCGGTCCTTAAAGTACGACTGGACGAAGCAGATCAGCTACTGAAGGCCCGAAGCTCTGCCCTGGAGGAGGCTCAGAGCGAGAGGGTCAG gatTCTTCAGGATCACAGTGAGGGAAGCAGTCTTCAGTCTCAGGCTTTACAGACATTACAGGACAGAGTAAGAGATGCAGAGGCAGCAGTAAAGAGAGAACAGGAGAGCTACAGACAGATACAG aGTGAGTTTGCAACACGACTGGCGAAGGTAGAGTCCGAGCGGCAGCAGTTGGCGGAGTCATTAACAAACACAGAGCGACGGGTGACAGAAGAGAAACAGAGAGCTGAGGAACTACTTCAACAGGTCAAGAGCGCCCGATCCGCAGCAGAGTACACCAAACAAGAGCTTCAAGACTACAAAAACAAAGCCTCACGCATATTACAG TCTAAGGAGAAGCTGATCAGCAGTCTGAAGGAGGGCTCAGGTCTGGAGGTCCTGGAGGGGGCCGGGGCTGGTGTTGAACTCGAAGAGCTCCGTCATGAGAAAGAGCTACAGAGAGAGGAGATTCAGAAGCTACAGGCCCAAATACAGAGCTTACGAACAGAGATACAG GATCTGGAAACCCAGGCACTCACAGAGACCGAAAACTGGAGAGAACAGCTGGCAGAAGTACAGGAACAACATGCCCAGCAGATCAGAGCCAAACAGGAAATGGAAGCAGAACTGGAAAGATCCAAACAG GAACTGCAGTACATTGAGGAAGAGCATCATCGCACTAAAATCACCCTTCAGGGCCGCATCAAAGACAGAGAAGATGAGATCCAAAAGCTTAGAAACCAG CTCACCAACAAGGCTCTGAGCAACAGCAGTCAGGGGGAGCTGGAGGGCCGTCTGCACCAGCTGACAGAGACACTGATTCAGAAGCAGACCATGTTAGAGGCCCTTGGCACAGAGAAAAACTCTCTGGTCTTTCAGCTGGAGAGAATGGAACAGCAACTGAAGAGCCTGCAGGGTGGTCAGAACAGCAGCTCAAACATCAACATGGCTGCCATGGAGGGACCAG GTGCTAGGCAGAGGAACACACCAATCCTGTTTAATGATGCAGACGGACCAGGTACAGGAGTGTATGGGAAGGTTCGTAAAGCGGCCAGCACCATCGACCGCTTCAG TATACGTCTAGGAATCTTTCTCAGACGTTACCCCATGGCCAgggtttttgttattatttatatg GCACTACTACACCTTTGGGTAATGATTGTCCTTTTGACATACACACCAGAGATGCATCTCAATCATCCTGACGGGAGATAA